A genomic region of Trifolium pratense cultivar HEN17-A07 linkage group LG3, ARS_RC_1.1, whole genome shotgun sequence contains the following coding sequences:
- the LOC123914260 gene encoding uncharacterized protein LOC123914260 gives MAADWGPVVISVVLFVLLSPGLLFQLPAKGRVVAFGSMQTSGISILVHTIIFFGLITIFLLAIGVHIYSG, from the coding sequence ATGGCTGCTGATTGGGGTCCAGTGGTGATATCAGTGGTGCTGTTTGTGCTACTAAGTCCAGGGCTATTGTTCCAGCTCCCAGCAAAAGGAAGGGTGGTAGCTTTTGGGAGCATGCAAACTAGTGGTATATCTATTTTGGTCCATACCATAATCTTCTTTGGACTTATCACCATTTTTTTACTTGCAATTGGTGTTCATATCTACTCAGGATAA
- the LOC123914258 gene encoding uncharacterized protein LOC123914258, with protein MMRGNQNQNQNQDQQSKIICELSSLVFNLLQSPSTQLSYSDRAPIVPVHPSALRRSVSASQITPAGFASFVLGISMALMLCGSVTFIIGFMLMPWVLGLVMVFYVAGIVSSLSVLGRSILCFASPRKDFHEWKL; from the exons ATGATGAGaggaaatcaaaatcaaaatcaaaatcaagatCAACAATCGAAGATTATCTGTGAATTATCATCTCTAGTTTTCAATCTTCTACAATCTCCTTCAACGCAGTTATCTTATTCCGATCGAGCTCCGATCGTTCCGGTACATCCGTCGGCGTTGAGACGTTCGGTGTCGGCGAGTCAAATAACGCCGGCGGGATTTGCGTCGTTTGTTTTAGGAATTTCAATGGCTTTGATGTTGTGTGGATCAGTTACTTTCATAATTGGGTTTATGTTGATGCCATGGGTTCTTGGTTTGGTTATGGTGTTTTATGTTGCTGGTATTGTGTCTTCTCTTTCTGTTTTGGGTCGTTCTATTCTTTGCTTCGCTTCGCCACGTAAGGATTTTCATG AGTGGAAATTGTGA
- the LOC123914261 gene encoding uncharacterized protein LOC123914261: MSDWGPVFVSIVLFILLTPGLLFQIPGRSRCVEFGNFQTSGASILIHSLLYFGLVCIFFLAIKIHLYIG; this comes from the coding sequence ATGTCTGACTGGGGCCCAGTGTTTGTGTCAATTGTGCTGTTTATTTTGTTGACCCCAGGATTGCTGTTTCAGATACCTGGACGGTCAAGATGTGTTGAGTTTGGAAATTTTCAGACAAGTGGTGCTTCAATACTCATTCATTCTCTTCTCTATTTTGGCTTAGTCTGCATTTTCTTCCTTGCTATTAAGATTCACTTATACATTGGCTAA